cttcactaaagctcagccaaaaatgCATTTATGACATAAATTAATCTAGTCAAACGAACCAGCTACCAAAAATTCTTTGATTAGTCTTCTGAAGGAGGGAATGGCATATATAACTTTAAGGATTGCTTTCAGACATGAATAATACCACCCTCTAACTATTAGttggttttttaaactattgataCTAGTATCATACACTTGTGATACATACACTTGACAAAGCTATAGAACACTGATCCTCTATCCATAATCACCTTCAAATACTTAATCATCATGTTGTTGTCTAAATATTGCAACTCACATTTGATACACACACTCAGAGGAAAACAGAACACAATGATTGGTtagaatttataacaaaattttaattgatcaaactATAAGTTAAGAATGCATTTAGAAATGACCACTAGAAGTCCATGACTCTGGCAAGTTTCTTGAGGCGGTTAAGTAGAATGTCGCCACGCTTAACTGTGGTCTGATAGAGGATGTTGCGGTCCAGGCTGGCCTCAGGGGCCTCCTTGCTGCGCACTGAGTCGTCACCGAGATGGGCACTCGTGATGACAGTGCCGGCCACCGAGTCAATCTTACATTGGAGCCTGCCGGCTGCAGCGAACCTTGCCACCTCTCGTTCCACAAACTCTGTTGTTACGCCAAATGAGTTTGCCATGTACTCCAAGCtagaaaaatatgttaatgtttaattaaaatctgAGGCTAACTAATTGACAGGGAAGTTTTATGTTAAGACCCTATCGTATCCGAGCATAAAGAACTAATAATCAGAGAAAATGTGTGAATTTGATGCGACTGTAACCAATTATCTTTCATTAACCTATAATTGTCATGTATTTCAGTTTGTCTGATTGTGTATAGGAAGTTTGATGACCGCCCAGGGTCAAAATTGTTgaattgttgtttgttttgtagaaatttgtttaatatttattcacatttatttttaaacaagtttcatGAAATCCATTTAGttgtaaaaaaactcattttacataactttttatagAGCAGTGCACAAAGTTATTTAGCGGTTGCAAATAAACAAATTCCAGAAATAAAAGTAGACAATGAAAGTTATGATCTGATCATTTCAGATATTATCAAGCAAAAACTAATGAACTAATGTGCACATCAAATAGATTTGTTGCTAGTATTCAGTCTTGTAAATTACAAAATCGAGGTGGTACTAACTAGTACACTTTATCGCATACTAAAGTAATGTCAGTTATGGATAACAGTGAAATCCATTTGAGATATACACTAatcaagtaacaaaataaaatatgtattacaatatttcttaattaGAATAGCTCAAATAAGCAAACACAACATAATGTAAAAACCTACGGCTAAGTATACAAGAATAATAAGTACTttgcttattgttttatttctagattttattCTAGAAGTTAAggtattaaaacacattttaatatcaaactcaagttcatttttataatttaatttctaatgaatGTAATAATACGTTTATTGAAAATGTGTGCAATCACACAAAATCCAGTAGAAATTAAGTCACACCAAGTTTAGATGAGATGAGAAGGAAATTccattaacatatttaatatgaaaaattatgatCAAGACTACCAGACACTCTGAATAGTAAATTAACACGTTAACTGCCACCATAAAGAATTCTAGAGTTCCCTGTAATGCCTAAATTTTCTGTAATCGTTTTCTATGTGATATAGTTTTTGTGatgaatataagtaaataaaaacgaTTCATGCCAATTATATGATATGGAGTGTGTGGCTTAACTTTGGACCGATCGGGTTGGCAGACTTATTTTTCAAGCGAAATTGCCTGAAAAAAATTGTCTTGCCAACCCGATCGGGCCGACATAGAAATTTGAGTACACTTtggaatatttagtttaaattgctGTGAAGACATCGAGCGTTTCTTTTTTTTACTCTATGGTGCGTGTGCAATGAAAGGCTGACTGAACAAACATTCCCAACTGCTTCCCGCTCACAGCCGATATGTCACGTAGTTCGCACTAATTTACATAACCCTCGCTGCTTTAATTGTGGTTATTCGTTACATAGTTATATGGTTGTTTATGTTTGTCTAAGCTTTATTAAATATCAGAGATGAGTGGAAACTGAAGGAAGGTGATGTAGAGATGTTTTTTGACAAACCGATGAGTAGTGAACGTGACAGATATGGAGATAATTATGGTGAATTGGAAAATTATAGTGAATGTGAGTTTTCTGATTTGGAAGACACTGGAGATTTCATCACCGTCGATTCTGTATTCGAGACAGTTTTAAGAAAATCCACAAGTAGACATTAATCTGTATTACAGAAGTAATAATCCTCTTTTATgtatccaattaaaaataaactttgttttataaatattgaaatattagatattattttatatccaataattccagaataataaatcgtaaactaaaacccttttaaaattcttttatttcagacacatgttccggtataaaccatcttcagtgtgaaccgtatttataccgaaacacgtgtctataaaagaattttaaaagggttttagtttacgatttattattctaacataaagataaccctatattgtggagttcataacataaccaataattcaaaaataaacgctcacaaaatagtttttataatttcattcacaactataatgaataataaaacaatataatcacATAATAACATCAATTAACGaaagtataaaagaaaattacatcgacaattggtaaaaataaatttgccgacccgatcgggagataaaaattcataatattccTCGGTGTTTTAGTAAACCTAAAAAATAACGAAACAACTTCGAACAACGTTCTCTGTTCATTCTTGTATCTATTTAGAACATTTAGTCCACTGGTTTGCCACAATGCTCGTATttgcaataaagtaaaactatgtCATTGTCATGGTGAGGCCCGATCGGGTCGGCAGTGCATAATAGCAACAAAATATTCGCCAACCTAATCAGGTTGGCATGGCAATTAACGTGTTAATGTACCTGCCGCATTCCAAAtatgaaacatgaaaataaaagataactaaataataataagaagtaAAGAATGGAAGTGTCACCTGAGAGAACGGTAGGCTTGTAGGATCTGCTTGTACGCCCTAAGTCTCATCTCCTGCACGTAATGTCGGTAGTGAGGGTGGAGGAGAGGGTCTCGTTTCATCTCCACTTCTATACGAGCCAAACACACTAAGAAGTCAGAGTAGCGGCCATCGTACAGGGACACAAAGTACTCACGCAGATCCTACACACATACaagaattgttttacatttaaaaatcttgattACATCTggttctaataaattaaatctttgaaGAGAGCTTAAACCCATTGCAGATTGAGCTATTTCAATGTGAATGTCCCAGTATTTACAAACTATTCATGACCTCACTTATTTTGACAATTGTCTTAAAGCATCACTGAGTACAATCACTGATGGTTTGTTGTATGAGAAATATCAATCTCATAACAGTTCGTATCCCACTATACTAGGATATCAAAATATTTAGTCCTCAAAAGAATAGAATAGGCACTTTACATGACACTTAGTTTTCCCTAAAAATCCCTTGAAAAAATTCTCTTCTCATTATATTAGGTAGAAATCCTTGGATGAGGAGATAtcacttgaattaatttaaacgaATAACTTATTACCTGATATTGTGAATGCAATGCCTGTGCCATTACGCCATGGTGCATAAGTTTTTTGCGGAGGTCACAACGTGGTAGAGCAATCATGCAGGCGAGCACGGTGTATCGAATGATTGTGCCAAAATCTGCCAACTCGTAAGACTCAAATGTTGGTACAACATCCACGAAGAGGTGGGCTGCCCGAGTGAAATCCCTGATGGCTAGGCTCCAAACACCTTCATACGCTTTCAGCTTGTTACGTGCACTCCAGTCACCTCCGCTTATGcctgaaattattatttacaaaatttttgctttttcttattttacactttaaagctgtattaattattgtaattcaatcaGCCTTTCACATCAGTTTTCCAATTTACACACACACTGAAACATCACTAACAAAATTAATTCCTTGAGATATTTCggattaaaatacaatgttttaaattggtaaaatgttatattattctgATACAAAATATGATGCATCAACTGGAAATTTTTGTTAAATGGCTAATCCTATCCTGcatttatataatgattaaatcatacaaaaaaaagtgaaaacaagcttaatttaattaaatttaacaatattttctataaatactttattttttttaataataacaggtTGCAGTGTATAATATGGATCAAAGAAATGACATTGCATTACTCTTCAGTGACACCATTTGTActaaagagaattaaaaaaaacacaaggaCATCAGAAACATTAGGATTAATTACAGTCACCATAATGAGGTATTGCCAGGCTAGGCGGTATGACAACAGACATGACACACTGTGCCTCTCTTGGCCAGACCTCAACTGTCTTCTTTGCTGCACTCCAGTATAGTATCTGCAACACTATCTACTCACCCTCAATCAACTCTGTGGCCTTCTCAATGGCTGAACTCATGCCCTTGATATTGCAGCCGTGGAAGAAAGACACTCGGAAGAGCGAGAAGACAGCATCAATCCTGTGGCTCTTCGGCACCGTCTTGTCTTCTATTTTAGAAGTAGCCAAGGACTGTACACAATCAATAAGAAACAAATTGAGTATATTTTGAATTAGtatacaaatatgtaatttataacattgaATTAATTGGACGATAAATGGctagtgtaaaatataatgttagaACTATGGTTTCATTTAGTCTAATATCTTCCGATGCTCCTAAAGAAAACATGATTTTGtttaagacaaataaattttaaatcaaataaaaactgtaaatttgtaacaattgaGATGTTAGCTGCTAGAAAGGCCTATCCAAAATCCTTGTTAACTGCATTAAGAAGTTTGATTAGTATTGCAGTTAAGAAGTTTAGAAAACTCACATGATACATTTATGTTATTATCGCCatatttcctattttattatcataataaattactgaatttaattattattcttaactaATGTCAGAGCTCCTTTTAGACTAACATAGACgacaaaaaactaaactatttaaaacactaCACTATTTTATTAAGCAGATATAATCAAAACTGACATTCTTTTTTAGTATTTGATATGCCTGTTGCAATGTTCAGGGAAAAATAGGTATCACTTCACACAACTTGCAAATGAAAATCATCattcatttctttaatatttaaatgacaattaaaatcaaattctGCAATACTAATAGTAGGTTACACCAccacaatacaaaacaaacatgtgaggTTATTGAACAGCAGAAAACACAAATGTAAAGCTAGTTGAGGGTAACCAGTTGTCTATGTTACAAGGGCCTTGTAACATATGAACCTTGAAACCTATATTATCTTACCAAGAAAGaggaatattttaatgaattaaatttataggaGATGGCATATTGAGaaaaaatttaagcaattttCCCAAAAATGGGTCTATTTCGAGATTTACCCTTCTACAGGCACTGTCCCACAATTATTAAAAAcgcaaaatatttattaccataatTTTATCATATGACTAATTATAAGACAAACAGTATATTTAGGAATTgacagtaaaagtaaaaaatgaccatttactttatttttaatagaaattataatgaaattatacagCTAGTAGAGAACCTTTATGTGGCAGCACCAGCCATATGCTACTTCAACGATAGCTGTTAAGCATTATGACgatcattaaaacaattaatatctcCTAAAGTCAAAAAATAGACCTTGAGGACTTTATCTTATCACTTTTTTAGTTCCCCTCTAGAATGCTCCAATTCTAGTTCCAACAACTAAAATGCTCTCTACCGATTGAGAAAGATGTGTACTTTGAATCACTGGATTCTAAAAGATAGTTTTCAAGGTAATCCTGCTGATTTTCCCATCAACGAGGAACAATCATAGAGAAATATGGTGtttattattgcatttaaaaataattcaaaggaAAAGAGAAAACCAATGCATAAATCaatcaataacaattataaatctAACACAAGTTTCATGGCCTCTAATTGCGTAGAAAATGACT
This genomic stretch from Homalodisca vitripennis isolate AUS2020 chromosome 6, UT_GWSS_2.1, whole genome shotgun sequence harbors:
- the LOC124364957 gene encoding 26S proteasome non-ATPase regulatory subunit 6-like, translated to MGEGEGVTPAYMQLAHWRFALRLPEYQGDKELRDKLMTGIKQGNMAPYYKEVCADLGWEFNSSLFDEMVAANVKRLEELEKEHENNVLDEEDQSQLCGVWQSKLDYLCSIGDSEAATSLATSKIEDKTVPKSHRIDAVFSLFRVSFFHGCNIKGMSSAIEKATELIEGISGGDWSARNKLKAYEGVWSLAIRDFTRAAHLFVDVVPTFESYELADFGTIIRYTVLACMIALPRCDLRKKLMHHGVMAQALHSQYQDLREYFVSLYDGRYSDFLVCLARIEVEMKRDPLLHPHYRHYVQEMRLRAYKQILQAYRSLSLEYMANSFGVTTEFVEREVARFAAAGRLQCKIDSVAGTVITSAHLGDDSVRSKEAPEASLDRNILYQTTVKRGDILLNRLKKLARVMDF